A DNA window from Anaerocolumna sp. AGMB13020 contains the following coding sequences:
- a CDS encoding DUF4832 domain-containing protein: protein MLRKGIDKKFKFLPLPGTEKAETLNNPYCGMYRIYRFIADCDQLQPDGIPIEKVLPDTNQQLCLVEINLLPYNEEFLSEEALNIIKRIFEHFSKHKKQMIVRFVYDLEGKGVLNEPKDIAVILEHMHQLSPILISFTDFIYILQGLFIGSWGEMHSSRYLSERNMTRLAKQLYECSGEKTYIALRCPSFWRMIFQTYQPLDSDTAFSGIQKARFSLYNDGMMASEADFGTYGSIRALDSKAYGDKWVREDELEFQYKLNRYVPNGGEVINECPYNDVLPAIETLKKMRVSYLHSEYDEKVLDKWKRSLSVSEGTLWKKKSAYEFIEAHIGYRFRIEEVNVSLAGDKTGCLKTILKIRNVGFAPCYHRFEVKLIVRTASYTTVYEYPVDTDTSRWIPGEKVELTGILSTEEWNQNTYVLGLSVYDPRSEQAIKLANTFSAPDHRGIYSLGNLCFGKGNRS from the coding sequence ATGCTGAGAAAAGGTATTGATAAAAAATTTAAGTTTCTGCCTCTACCTGGAACGGAAAAGGCAGAAACTCTGAACAATCCCTATTGCGGAATGTACAGAATATATCGGTTCATAGCTGATTGTGATCAGCTCCAGCCTGATGGAATTCCTATAGAAAAGGTTCTTCCAGATACAAACCAACAGCTGTGTCTTGTGGAAATAAATCTGCTTCCTTATAATGAAGAATTCTTATCAGAGGAGGCATTAAACATAATAAAGAGAATTTTTGAGCACTTCAGTAAACATAAAAAGCAGATGATTGTACGTTTTGTTTACGACCTTGAGGGAAAAGGTGTATTAAATGAACCCAAAGACATCGCTGTAATTTTGGAGCATATGCATCAGCTTTCACCTATTCTTATAAGTTTTACAGATTTCATCTATATTTTGCAGGGGCTTTTTATAGGTAGCTGGGGGGAGATGCACAGTTCCCGTTATCTTAGCGAGAGGAATATGACACGTCTGGCAAAGCAGCTCTATGAATGTTCCGGTGAAAAAACCTACATTGCATTGCGGTGCCCCAGCTTCTGGCGTATGATATTTCAGACATACCAGCCACTTGACAGCGATACAGCCTTTAGCGGTATCCAAAAGGCCAGATTCTCTCTCTATAATGATGGAATGATGGCATCAGAGGCAGACTTTGGAACTTACGGAAGCATTCGTGCTTTGGATTCCAAAGCTTATGGTGATAAATGGGTAAGAGAGGATGAGCTTGAATTCCAATACAAACTAAACAGATATGTTCCTAATGGCGGTGAAGTTATCAATGAGTGTCCTTATAATGATGTGCTGCCGGCAATAGAGACTCTCAAAAAGATGAGAGTTTCTTATCTGCATAGTGAATATGATGAGAAAGTGCTTGATAAATGGAAAAGAAGTCTCTCAGTATCTGAGGGCACCTTATGGAAGAAAAAGTCGGCTTATGAATTTATTGAAGCTCATATTGGGTACAGATTCCGCATAGAGGAAGTAAATGTTTCCCTGGCAGGCGATAAGACCGGATGTCTGAAGACAATTTTAAAAATTCGCAATGTGGGATTTGCTCCATGTTATCACCGATTTGAGGTGAAGCTTATTGTTCGAACTGCCTCCTATACGACGGTCTATGAGTATCCGGTTGATACAGATACCAGCAGATGGATACCCGGTGAAAAAGTAGAACTTACAGGTATATTATCTACGGAGGAATGGAACCAGAATACCTATGTTCTGGGATTAAGCGTATATGACCCTCGTTCCGAACAGGCCATAAAGCTGGCCAATACCTTTTCGGCACCGGATCATAGAGGTATATACAGCTTAGGAAATCTGTGTTTTGGAAAAGGAAACCGGTCATGA
- the pelF gene encoding GT4 family glycosyltransferase PelF has protein sequence MKVCLIAEGCYPYLVGGVSSWIHSIIKLFPNIEFNLITIIADRSISGKFAYQLPDNLTEVHEVYLQDVDWIGKYNYGKKPVKLKKKEEEALKSLIIGKNIDWMTVFHMFNRKNISINHLLMSPQFLDITKEYYTLRFSDITFSDFLWTMRSIYLPLFFALKCMPPKADIYHCVSTGYAGIIGSKALSLYSGAKLLISEHGIYTREREEEIIKAKWVQGIYKTIWIEQFRKMSKCAYYFADLVTSLFEQAHSLQIQLGCPEDKALITPNGIEVKNFENIPIKEPDDPYINVGAILRVTPIKDVKTMINAFYYAHEKQPRLKLWIMGPDDEDAEYAADCHELVRALNAENIVFTGSIKTTDYIGKMDMTILTSISEGQPLTILEGFAAKKPCIATNVGNCHGLIYGEKDSFGDAGIVVSIMNISEITAAILKLAENPSLAKKMGQNGYNRLMAKYRSVYMEENYKRIYKTLAEMSGVTYTEKAFVLER, from the coding sequence ATGAAGGTATGTTTGATAGCAGAAGGCTGTTATCCTTATCTTGTTGGTGGTGTATCCAGCTGGATTCACAGCATAATTAAATTGTTTCCCAATATAGAATTCAATCTGATAACAATTATAGCAGACCGGAGTATCAGCGGTAAATTCGCATATCAGCTGCCGGACAATTTAACAGAGGTCCATGAAGTTTATTTGCAGGATGTGGACTGGATAGGAAAATATAATTATGGTAAGAAACCGGTAAAGCTTAAGAAAAAGGAAGAAGAAGCACTAAAGAGCCTGATTATTGGAAAAAACATTGACTGGATGACAGTATTTCATATGTTCAACCGGAAGAATATTTCCATTAACCATCTGCTAATGAGCCCGCAGTTCCTTGATATAACCAAGGAATATTATACACTTCGGTTTTCTGATATTACTTTTTCTGACTTTTTATGGACCATGAGGTCTATCTATCTTCCGTTGTTTTTTGCACTGAAATGCATGCCTCCCAAGGCAGATATCTATCATTGCGTATCTACCGGATATGCAGGAATTATTGGCAGTAAGGCCTTGTCTCTTTATTCGGGTGCTAAACTGCTCATCAGTGAACATGGGATTTACACCAGAGAACGGGAGGAAGAGATAATAAAGGCCAAATGGGTGCAGGGAATCTATAAAACTATCTGGATAGAACAGTTTCGCAAGATGTCAAAGTGCGCTTATTATTTTGCAGATTTGGTCACTTCACTTTTTGAACAGGCACATTCCCTGCAGATACAGCTGGGCTGTCCGGAAGATAAGGCGCTTATAACACCAAATGGAATAGAAGTAAAAAATTTTGAAAATATACCAATAAAAGAGCCTGATGATCCGTATATAAATGTAGGAGCCATTCTTCGTGTAACTCCGATAAAGGATGTCAAGACAATGATTAATGCTTTCTATTATGCCCATGAAAAGCAGCCAAGATTAAAATTGTGGATTATGGGTCCAGATGACGAAGATGCAGAATATGCAGCTGATTGTCATGAGCTGGTGAGAGCTTTGAATGCAGAAAATATAGTATTCACCGGTAGTATTAAAACAACCGATTATATCGGTAAAATGGATATGACAATTCTGACCAGTATCAGTGAGGGACAACCCCTAACCATTTTGGAGGGATTTGCTGCTAAAAAGCCCTGTATTGCTACCAATGTTGGTAACTGCCATGGCCTGATATATGGGGAGAAGGATTCTTTTGGTGATGCAGGAATCGTTGTATCCATTATGAATATTTCCGAAATAACCGCTGCTATTTTAAAGCTTGCCGAGAATCCTTCGTTGGCGAAAAAGATGGGACAGAATGGATATAACCGTCTTATGGCGAAATATAGAAGCGTATACATGGAAGAAAACTACAAAAGAATATATAAGACTCTGGCTGAAATGAGTGGTGTCACTTATACGGAAAAGGCCTTTGTTCTTGAAAGATAA
- a CDS encoding glycosyltransferase — translation MKKKLLFVINTMGRAGAETALIELLKKLDALKAYELSLYAIIPCGELFTRVPENVRIINKGVNNGSLNSFRGRITIAREILFSFFYRLTGLKAIGYMIKNIREQKASGRKLQYDKLLWRLLADGRPVSEEEYDLAVAYIEGAAVYYLADKVNAKHKAAFIHIDYQKAGYTPLMDKDCYSGMDNIFVVSKEVGEKFCCVYPQYREKVRLFRNLLDQQNIREKAVDGTGFTDGFPGIRFVTVGRLHYQKGYDIAIEVLAKLREEGHNVRWYIIGEGAERRNLEMLTKKYGVEEYFILMGAKDNPYPYINQADIYVHATRFEGKSIAIEEAQILGKTIVASDCTGNREQIESGYDGILVELSVEKLVYELKRILKEPELQKEYAKHVLEKQLDYPEDLEFMLAIMNEEKRR, via the coding sequence ATGAAGAAAAAACTCTTGTTTGTCATTAATACCATGGGACGGGCCGGAGCTGAAACAGCTTTGATTGAGCTGTTAAAAAAACTGGACGCCTTAAAAGCGTATGAATTATCTCTTTATGCTATCATTCCCTGCGGAGAACTGTTTACGAGAGTACCTGAAAATGTGAGAATTATTAATAAAGGTGTTAATAACGGCTCTTTGAATTCCTTTAGGGGCCGGATTACAATAGCCAGAGAGATACTATTTTCTTTTTTCTATAGACTCACAGGCTTGAAAGCAATCGGATATATGATAAAAAATATAAGAGAACAGAAAGCTTCCGGGAGAAAACTTCAGTATGACAAGCTGTTATGGAGGCTTCTGGCAGACGGAAGGCCAGTCTCAGAAGAAGAATACGATCTGGCAGTGGCTTATATCGAAGGTGCTGCGGTATATTACCTGGCCGATAAGGTCAATGCGAAACATAAAGCAGCCTTTATTCATATCGATTACCAGAAAGCTGGTTATACACCTCTCATGGATAAAGATTGCTATAGCGGGATGGATAATATATTTGTTGTATCCAAGGAAGTGGGAGAAAAATTCTGCTGTGTTTATCCTCAATACAGAGAGAAAGTCAGGTTATTTCGAAATCTTTTAGATCAGCAGAATATCCGGGAAAAGGCAGTTGACGGGACTGGTTTTACAGATGGCTTTCCGGGAATACGTTTCGTGACCGTTGGCCGGCTCCATTATCAGAAGGGTTATGATATTGCCATTGAAGTATTGGCAAAACTTAGGGAAGAGGGGCATAATGTACGCTGGTATATAATCGGAGAAGGAGCGGAAAGAAGAAATCTTGAGATGCTGACTAAGAAGTATGGTGTAGAGGAATACTTTATCCTGATGGGAGCAAAAGACAATCCTTACCCATATATAAACCAGGCGGATATTTATGTTCACGCGACCCGCTTTGAAGGAAAGAGTATTGCCATTGAAGAAGCGCAGATACTTGGTAAGACAATTGTAGCCTCTGATTGTACCGGTAACAGGGAACAAATTGAATCAGGCTATGATGGTATTCTGGTAGAGCTGAGTGTAGAAAAGCTGGTATATGAACTTAAGAGAATCCTAAAGGAACCTGAATTACAGAAAGAATATGCAAAGCATGTATTGGAGAAACAGCTTGATTATCCTGAGGATCTGGAATTCATGCTTGCGATAATGAACGAGGAGAAGAGAAGATGA
- the pelG gene encoding exopolysaccharide Pel transporter PelG, with the protein MAGIGVQLNKIFDKHTLTSSLYGIGFSFVYTIAPMLVVIGCLFAMYRVLGFDEVGYLERETFSTSILYIFIFSLLTSAPFNSVLSKYQTDRIYEQRYEDIRPCIYVGILSNLTLSSLLAIPFYIYEAIVGQVEIYYVFTTYMAYLGLTLTFSTMVYNSILKQYKKITLYFVCCMVLTFLLSVLFRFLLQFSVTYSMLLAIAIGFLLIAALELSNVLRYFPTNSYNYKGVLQYYRKFWQLIASNFLYTLGLFVHNFVFWTTPSNLVVRNTYICNQSYDMASCLAMFTNISASVLFISRVEMHFHDRYKEYTEAVIGGKLDSIEKAKKRMFRGLSSQLLSLAHIQFIVSVIVYLIAIVILPIMGFAGMIMEIYPQLAVGYFISFLMYSELLFLYYFDDLKGAVLNGVIFAGVTLAGSIIAANLSALWYGVGFTTAAFLAFTFSYFRLRWIEKNLDSHVFCRGTVLRQVYDDMPDAVVYNAYKK; encoded by the coding sequence ATGGCAGGTATTGGTGTTCAGCTAAATAAAATATTTGATAAACATACACTGACGTCATCCCTTTATGGCATTGGTTTTAGTTTTGTCTATACGATTGCTCCTATGCTGGTGGTCATTGGATGCCTGTTTGCCATGTACAGGGTATTGGGCTTTGATGAGGTGGGATATCTGGAAAGGGAGACCTTTTCAACCAGTATCCTTTATATATTTATCTTCTCCCTGTTAACCTCCGCTCCCTTTAATTCGGTATTATCAAAATATCAGACAGACAGGATCTATGAACAGCGGTATGAGGATATAAGACCATGTATCTATGTTGGAATTCTTTCTAATCTGACGCTCTCATCTCTGCTGGCAATACCCTTTTATATCTATGAAGCAATTGTGGGACAGGTAGAGATTTATTATGTATTTACCACTTATATGGCATATTTGGGCTTAACTCTGACGTTCTCCACCATGGTATATAATTCAATCCTAAAGCAGTATAAGAAGATTACACTTTATTTCGTCTGCTGTATGGTTCTTACGTTTCTGCTGTCTGTGCTATTCAGATTTCTGCTTCAGTTTTCTGTTACTTACAGTATGTTACTGGCGATAGCTATCGGTTTCCTGCTGATTGCTGCCCTGGAGCTTTCCAATGTCTTGAGGTATTTTCCGACTAACAGCTATAATTACAAAGGCGTATTGCAGTACTATAGAAAGTTCTGGCAGCTTATTGCTTCTAACTTCTTGTATACCCTGGGACTTTTTGTTCACAATTTCGTATTTTGGACAACACCTTCTAACCTGGTGGTACGCAACACCTATATCTGTAATCAGTCCTACGATATGGCTTCCTGCCTTGCCATGTTTACGAATATATCTGCCAGTGTATTGTTCATTTCCAGAGTAGAGATGCACTTTCATGACAGATATAAGGAATACACCGAAGCGGTTATCGGCGGTAAATTAGACAGCATTGAAAAAGCGAAAAAGAGGATGTTCAGAGGGCTTTCCTCACAGTTATTGTCACTTGCCCATATTCAGTTTATTGTATCTGTTATTGTTTATTTGATTGCGATTGTCATACTTCCGATTATGGGGTTTGCGGGAATGATTATGGAAATATATCCCCAGCTGGCGGTTGGTTATTTCATATCCTTTCTCATGTATTCAGAGTTGTTGTTCCTTTATTATTTTGATGATTTAAAAGGTGCTGTTCTTAATGGCGTTATTTTTGCCGGGGTTACACTGGCAGGGTCTATTATAGCTGCGAATTTATCGGCTCTCTGGTATGGGGTCGGATTCACTACTGCTGCCTTCCTGGCTTTTACCTTTTCTTATTTTAGACTGCGCTGGATTGAGAAGAATCTGGATAGTCATGTCTTCTGCCGGGGTACGGTCTTACGACAGGTATATGATGATATGCCCGATGCAGTCGTATATAATGCTTATAAAAAGTAA
- a CDS encoding DUF2194 domain-containing protein — translation MVSRRNYFTILILMLMVFGMFMFAGVSSNILSDTSTNPQAEERVAINAVDTVTADSLNLDSINTGLSGEGRTVLNPDKKLQVSILSGGIEDTTSKMLIQWCVYNKYLYKVFYTLPNTTELAEFEVVLFGDYEITASDTNTLYSYAELGNTMIFTRLPDYQLLNSNRRLAAFYGIRDSISETVTADGIKIFPDFMINKERIYRKDDYFGQLDDTEVSIPYYSLAAGYEVYSVGLLENQEELGIEDKDLPPLLWRTTTSKSFVCAVNSEIFDGMTMLGVLTGFMAHLGEYYVYPVVNAQTISLISYPYFSNENQEAMQQLYSRDSEGVARDLLWPNVVQILKNYGGSYSFFAATQLDYLDQTGPKNDYIDFYLREIGKLPGNMGLSLGQVSEKDSKDIMAENEDFFKNNLPDYIFTALFSADISSEELKDSLNSDFYKDISLVMSDYGEGENILEFLKDKVLSVKFNLNGYEHETMDDLRMSSIENILGMCNMKVDMTRVFYPEDSSDEWNNLSLKWSKGNTYFSDYKAFDMVTVGEMENRARRFLALDYTLEYNINDIAIQIDHFQEEAYFILRTNNRRIDHVDNATALAISDTAYLIKAEAADVTIHMFEENVLKKPRNNKTLPSNPK, via the coding sequence ATGGTTTCTAGGCGAAATTACTTCACAATTCTTATATTAATGTTAATGGTATTTGGAATGTTCATGTTTGCCGGGGTATCTTCTAATATTCTATCAGATACCTCCACCAACCCTCAGGCAGAAGAGAGGGTTGCTATTAATGCTGTAGATACGGTAACCGCTGATTCCCTTAACCTGGATTCTATCAATACAGGACTGTCAGGAGAAGGCAGAACAGTACTTAATCCGGATAAGAAACTGCAAGTCTCTATTCTGTCAGGAGGGATAGAGGATACCACATCAAAGATGCTTATCCAGTGGTGCGTATATAACAAATATCTGTATAAGGTCTTTTATACCTTACCGAATACCACTGAATTAGCAGAGTTTGAAGTGGTACTGTTTGGCGACTATGAGATAACAGCCAGTGATACCAATACTCTGTATTCTTATGCAGAGTTGGGTAACACCATGATCTTTACAAGACTGCCTGATTACCAGCTTTTAAATTCTAACAGAAGACTGGCGGCTTTTTATGGTATCAGGGATAGTATTTCAGAAACGGTTACTGCAGATGGGATAAAGATATTTCCTGATTTTATGATCAATAAAGAAAGGATCTACCGAAAAGATGATTATTTTGGCCAACTGGATGATACAGAGGTAAGTATCCCCTATTATTCTCTGGCAGCAGGTTATGAGGTTTATTCTGTAGGGCTTTTAGAGAATCAGGAAGAACTTGGTATTGAAGATAAGGATTTACCACCGCTGCTATGGCGGACCACAACCAGCAAATCTTTTGTATGTGCAGTAAATTCTGAAATTTTTGATGGAATGACAATGCTTGGCGTACTGACCGGTTTTATGGCACATCTGGGGGAGTATTATGTTTATCCGGTGGTGAATGCCCAGACCATTTCCTTGATCAGCTATCCGTACTTTTCCAATGAGAACCAGGAGGCGATGCAGCAGCTCTACAGCAGAGATTCCGAAGGAGTAGCCAGAGATCTTCTATGGCCGAATGTGGTACAGATATTAAAGAACTATGGTGGTTCCTATAGTTTTTTCGCTGCGACTCAATTGGATTATCTGGATCAGACTGGACCAAAGAACGACTATATTGACTTTTATCTTCGGGAAATCGGCAAGCTTCCTGGTAATATGGGACTTTCCTTAGGACAGGTATCAGAAAAGGATAGTAAGGATATAATGGCAGAAAATGAGGATTTCTTTAAGAACAATCTTCCGGATTATATCTTTACTGCACTATTTTCTGCAGACATTAGCAGTGAAGAACTAAAAGATAGCCTCAATAGTGATTTTTATAAGGATATAAGCCTTGTGATGTCTGATTATGGAGAGGGTGAAAATATCTTGGAATTCTTAAAAGATAAGGTACTCTCCGTAAAATTCAATTTAAACGGGTATGAGCATGAAACCATGGATGACCTGCGGATGAGCAGTATAGAAAATATACTTGGCATGTGTAATATGAAAGTAGATATGACACGGGTCTTTTATCCGGAGGACAGCTCAGATGAATGGAATAATCTGAGTTTAAAATGGTCAAAAGGCAATACTTATTTTAGCGATTACAAAGCTTTTGATATGGTAACGGTAGGTGAGATGGAAAACCGTGCAAGACGCTTTCTGGCGTTGGATTATACACTGGAATACAATATCAATGATATTGCCATACAAATCGATCATTTCCAGGAAGAAGCTTATTTTATCCTCCGAACAAATAACAGACGCATAGATCATGTTGATAACGCAACTGCTCTGGCGATTTCCGATACAGCATACCTTATCAAAGCGGAGGCGGCTGATGTAACGATTCATATGTTTGAAGAAAATGTACTGAAAAAACCCCGGAATAATAAAACACTTCCAAGTAATCCGAAGTAG
- a CDS encoding leucine-rich repeat protein translates to MEKETGHEKGMVLKLENAVLNVVIIARRNTSLSILHALNSILNQIYSPIKIQVVDANEPNSIYSLGLQEDLAAYAGVEYLQMDQFLSLAEIRNYILYKAEGEYIAFLRSNDAWDSNKAFLQIEQLKSNANVAASCSDGVLIDKRKQHIVVEPLLGNTAFNSDKWVLDNPAKMSAQVIYRTQAVREAGGFDGEFENFCDGDMLLRLTKNYKVMVTPVPLCECAITPEEELYDLNNFRDGQKILYKYMDFFLVNKQMTQIFYLRMIHLAKTNFLWLNYFGYIIMYCLKTPGSMFYLLFQALGKLLKYVLKWLRRTGSLFFSERFLTRDINLIRKGKLGKIKALKVVEAIGKKEEEEEIPIQFTSARRYNEKKSLDFVFDRKLTSIVIPEYVTVIKKSMFYGCHQLVSVEIPNTVLEIQAHAFQNCKKLRHVTLKEGSRLGKIGAYAFAGCSSLETISLTAGLVSIGQGAFAECSALRQLQFTYMHGGTEKSTKIFPSAIVKLHRYTFAGCSSLLAVEFGADSMLEIVETGAFMGCVKLQKILLTGKVVTVDSYAFAYCKRLETAAFPHIDTLKYMGSGVFTGCEALAYFQLPNQIERIYERTFYGCASLKLVKIPKKVISINHQAFAKCNALERAIILTGDIAISPTAFDKHTEVRIQENEDRESASEWQ, encoded by the coding sequence TTGGAAAAGGAAACCGGTCATGAGAAAGGTATGGTCTTAAAGTTGGAAAATGCAGTATTGAATGTTGTGATCATAGCCAGAAGGAATACTTCCCTCAGTATCTTGCATGCATTAAATAGTATTCTGAATCAGATATATTCACCCATTAAAATTCAGGTGGTGGATGCCAATGAACCCAATAGTATATACAGCCTTGGTCTACAGGAAGATCTGGCAGCGTATGCCGGTGTAGAATATCTGCAAATGGATCAGTTCCTTTCCTTGGCAGAAATAAGAAATTATATCCTTTATAAAGCAGAGGGAGAATATATTGCATTTCTAAGAAGTAACGATGCCTGGGATTCTAACAAAGCCTTTCTGCAAATAGAGCAGCTTAAAAGTAATGCCAATGTAGCCGCTTCCTGTAGCGATGGTGTACTTATTGATAAAAGAAAGCAGCACATAGTAGTGGAACCACTGCTTGGAAATACAGCCTTTAACTCCGATAAATGGGTACTTGACAATCCTGCCAAAATGTCAGCCCAGGTAATTTACCGGACGCAGGCAGTAAGGGAGGCAGGAGGTTTTGATGGAGAATTTGAGAATTTTTGCGACGGTGATATGCTTCTTCGGCTTACAAAGAATTATAAGGTAATGGTTACGCCGGTACCCCTTTGTGAGTGCGCCATAACGCCGGAGGAAGAATTGTATGACTTAAATAACTTCAGGGACGGTCAGAAGATTCTGTATAAATATATGGATTTTTTTCTGGTAAATAAACAAATGACACAGATTTTCTACTTACGAATGATCCATCTGGCAAAAACAAATTTCCTTTGGCTGAATTATTTCGGTTATATTATCATGTATTGCTTAAAGACACCTGGCAGTATGTTCTATTTACTGTTTCAGGCCCTTGGCAAACTCTTGAAATATGTACTTAAGTGGTTAAGGAGGACTGGCTCTCTATTTTTTAGTGAGAGGTTCCTTACAAGGGATATTAACCTTATTCGAAAAGGTAAGCTTGGGAAAATAAAAGCCTTAAAAGTGGTTGAAGCAATAGGAAAAAAAGAAGAAGAGGAAGAGATACCGATTCAATTTACCTCTGCCAGGCGTTATAATGAGAAGAAGTCTCTTGATTTTGTATTTGATCGTAAACTTACGAGTATCGTAATTCCGGAATATGTAACAGTTATTAAGAAAAGCATGTTTTATGGCTGCCATCAGCTGGTTTCGGTTGAGATTCCCAATACTGTATTGGAAATACAGGCACATGCCTTTCAGAATTGCAAGAAGCTGCGTCATGTTACATTAAAAGAAGGAAGCAGGCTTGGTAAAATCGGTGCATACGCCTTTGCCGGCTGCAGTTCCCTGGAAACCATAAGTCTGACCGCTGGTCTTGTAAGTATTGGGCAAGGAGCTTTCGCTGAATGCAGTGCCTTAAGGCAATTACAGTTTACTTATATGCATGGCGGCACTGAGAAATCAACAAAAATATTTCCTTCGGCAATTGTAAAGCTTCACAGGTATACCTTTGCTGGCTGTTCCAGTCTCCTGGCAGTGGAGTTTGGAGCTGACAGTATGCTGGAAATTGTGGAGACCGGTGCATTTATGGGATGTGTCAAGCTTCAGAAAATCCTGCTGACAGGAAAAGTAGTAACAGTAGACAGCTATGCTTTTGCATATTGTAAACGTCTGGAAACAGCCGCCTTTCCCCATATTGATACTCTGAAATATATGGGAAGCGGAGTGTTCACAGGCTGCGAAGCCTTAGCATATTTTCAATTGCCAAATCAGATTGAACGTATATATGAACGTACCTTCTATGGCTGTGCCAGTCTTAAGCTGGTTAAAATACCCAAAAAAGTAATTTCCATAAATCATCAGGCATTTGCTAAATGCAATGCTCTTGAAAGAGCAATAATATTAACAGGAGATATAGCCATTTCACCTACAGCCTTTGATAAACACACAGAGGTTCGGATACAAGAGAATGAAGACAGAGAGTCCGCTTCCGAGTGGCAGTGA
- a CDS encoding glycosyltransferase family 2 protein encodes MNKVLIVVPAFNEEANMAALFNNLCKPEIRSFADILVVNDASKDQTGFIAKTYSVSVVTHVFNLGYGSALQVGYKYAVRRGYEYVIQIDADGQHNISNISHIYQCLTTPDAEGSLPDIVIGSRFVEGSQSFKISGIKKISLGMFSWLIKTITGKTITDPTSGLQGLNKRTFTYYSKYGNFDYFYPDANMIIQMLLLGFKVEETASVMHERTAGVSMHTGLFKQMIYMLIMPLSIWTVVKRVKSGLQKLS; translated from the coding sequence ATGAATAAAGTATTGATCGTTGTTCCTGCATTTAACGAAGAAGCTAATATGGCAGCTTTATTTAATAATCTTTGTAAACCGGAGATAAGGAGCTTTGCGGATATCCTGGTAGTCAACGATGCTTCCAAAGACCAGACCGGATTTATTGCCAAGACCTACAGTGTTTCTGTGGTTACCCATGTATTTAATCTGGGTTATGGTTCTGCCCTGCAGGTGGGTTATAAATACGCCGTTCGCCGCGGCTATGAATATGTCATACAGATAGATGCAGATGGCCAGCATAACATCTCGAATATTTCCCACATTTATCAATGCCTGACGACCCCGGATGCTGAAGGCAGCCTGCCGGATATCGTGATTGGTTCCCGTTTTGTGGAAGGCAGCCAATCCTTTAAGATATCGGGTATCAAGAAAATATCCCTCGGTATGTTTTCCTGGCTCATCAAAACAATAACCGGTAAAACGATTACTGACCCCACCTCAGGATTGCAGGGTTTAAATAAGAGAACATTTACATATTATTCGAAATATGGAAATTTTGATTATTTCTATCCCGATGCCAATATGATAATTCAGATGCTCTTATTGGGCTTTAAGGTTGAGGAGACAGCATCTGTAATGCATGAAAGAACAGCAGGCGTAAGTATGCATACAGGCCTGTTCAAACAAATGATATACATGCTGATAATGCCGCTTAGTATCTGGACCGTTGTAAAAAGGGTCAAAAGTGGATTACAGAAATTGTCATGA
- a CDS encoding DUF2304 domain-containing protein: protein MSVLLRILICFSGLALIYMARKANIVRKMTERQSLFWIMGGLIIILFGVFPQLVYFISDSFSVEYPPSIIFAIAIILATYGIFSCYRTNAELSARVQELAMQVSLLNEENSHLKDILMKEIPGNNEKSTGENDLT, encoded by the coding sequence ATGTCAGTTTTATTACGGATTTTAATTTGTTTTTCAGGTTTAGCGCTGATCTATATGGCAAGAAAAGCCAATATAGTCCGCAAGATGACGGAACGTCAAAGTCTATTCTGGATAATGGGAGGGCTAATCATTATTTTGTTCGGCGTATTCCCACAGCTGGTTTATTTCATATCTGACAGCTTTTCAGTAGAATACCCGCCTTCCATCATATTTGCTATTGCTATCATTCTAGCAACCTATGGAATCTTCAGTTGTTACAGAACCAATGCGGAATTATCCGCCAGAGTTCAGGAACTTGCCATGCAGGTCTCACTGCTGAATGAGGAAAATAGTCATTTGAAAGATATTCTAATGAAAGAGATACCTGGGAACAATGAAAAATCCACTGGGGAGAATGATTTGACATGA